A single region of the Etheostoma cragini isolate CJK2018 chromosome 3, CSU_Ecrag_1.0, whole genome shotgun sequence genome encodes:
- the LOC117942029 gene encoding olfactory receptor 52E8-like, whose amino-acid sequence MYYGPVSTLLFFTYMAILVGNVFILVFVGVERHLHKPTYLIFCHMAMNDLLFGTVTLPKIISRYWWDDKITSFAACFTQMFFVHSLGAIQSLLLLIMALDRFIAVCFPLKYPVLITNNIVSMACGLSWIGTFLRMMAVVYHALTLPYCNSNIILQCYCDHNSIVSLGCGGDVKYVQTVAFSLAMFSLLLPLSFILFSFISIFVVVLRIGNAEGRYKTLSTCTPQLLISCLYYMPRCFLYLANYIGFKFRLDIHILLIMLYSLLPCAVNPIIYCFKTQYIKDVLMKRLKNAKVGMKLYRNA is encoded by the coding sequence ATGTATTATGGACCTGTATCtactcttcttttctttacctACATGGCTATTCTTGTTggtaatgtatttattttagtttttgttggaGTTGAGCGCCATCTTCATAAGCCAACCTATTTGATCTTCTGTCATATGGCAATGAATGATTTGTTATTTGGGAcggtaaccttaccaaaaataATATCCAGATATTGGTGGGATGACAAGATTACATCTTTTGCTGCCTGCTTCactcagatgttttttgttcattcCTTGGGAGCAATCCAATCTCTCCTTCTCCTTATTATGGCCCTCGATCGTTTTATTGCAGTTTGTTTCCCATTAAAATATCCTGTTCTAATTACAAACAACATTGTATCTATGGCTTGCGGGTTGTCATGGATTGGGACATTTCTTAGGATGATGGCGGTTGTATATCATGCCCTAACCTTGCCTTATTGTAATTCTAACATAATTTTGCAATGTTATTGTGACCATAATTCAATTGTAAGCCTGGGATGTGGTGGAGATGTTAAATATGTACAGACTGTTGCTTTCAGCCTTGCAATGTTTAGTCTCCTGCTTCCACTttcatttatacttttttcctttatttccatctttgtagttgttttaaGAATAGGAAATGCAGAAGGCCGATACAAAACCTTATCAACTTGTACACCACAGTTACTAATTTCTTGCCTTTATTACATGCCaagatgttttctttatctAGCTAATTATATAGGATTCAAATTCCGTTTGGACATCCACATATTATTGATAATGTTGTACAGTCTTCTTCCTTGTGCTGTTAATCCAATCATATATTGctttaaaacacaatatatCAAAGATGTTTTGATGAAGAGATTGAAAAATGCTAAAGTCGGAATGAAGCTTTATAGGAATGCATAG
- the LOC117942074 gene encoding olfactory receptor 2AT4-like, giving the protein MYYIILNLSACDILFSTVTLPKIISRYWFQSGNISFIACFVQMFFVHYLGTLNSFILFLMALDRYLAICHPLRYSLVLKNSTILILSITAWVTATLATLVLVIRAYPLPYCASNIIKNCYCDHIGITTLACIDRTPYGVTALALAMVVLLGPLAFILFSYCSILIAVFKIANFQSRIKSLSTCSPQLIIISLYYLPRCCVYLASNGLGIKFNDDVRIVIIMLYSLGPPMINPLIYCLRAKDMRESLQKQFNRMAVPQKTQVSAISS; this is encoded by the coding sequence ATGTATTATATCATTCTAAATCTAAGTGCATGTGACATTCTCTTTAGCACAGTCACTTTACCTAAGATCATCAGTAGGTATTGGTTTCAATCAGGGAACATTTCGTTCATTGCGTGCTTTGTCCAAATGTTCTTTGTTCACTATCTTGGCACACTGAAttcttttattctctttctgATGGCTTTGGATAGGTATTTGGCAATCTGCCATCCTCTCCGATATTCCCTTGTTCTTAAAAACTCCACTATCCTCATTCTAAGTATTACAGCATGGGTAACTGCCACTTTAGCCACTTTAGTGTTAGTTATTAGAGCATATCCTCTGCCTTACTGTGCTTCAAACATTATCAAAAACTGCTACTGTGATCATATTGGTATAACAACCCTGGCATGCATTGACAGGACTCCTTATGGTGTCACTGCTTTAGCGTTGGCAATGGTTGTGTTACTGGGACCTCTGGCATTCATACTGTTCTCATATTGCTCCATACTTATAGCTGTATTTAAGATAGCAAATTTCCAAAGTCGTATAAAATCTCTGTCCACTTGCAGTCCTCAACTAATTATAATCTCACTCTATTATTTACCcagatgttgtgtttatttagcCAGCAATGGCCTTGGCATTAAATTTAATGACGATGTGCGAATAGTAATTATTATGCTGTATAGCCTTGGTCCCCCCATGATTAATCCGCTTATATACTGCTTGAGAGCTAAAGACATGAGAGAAAGTTTGCAGAAGCAATTCAACAGAATGGCTGttccacagaaaacacaagtttCAGCTATAAGTAGCTGA